A genomic segment from Agrobacterium vitis encodes:
- a CDS encoding homoserine dehydrogenase, whose translation MADALKIGIAGLGTVGASLARILQTRTQALTVACGRPIAISAVSARDKTRDRGVDLAGVAWFDSPVEMAEKADIDVFVELIGGAEGPAEHSVRAALGCGVHVVTANKALLARHGVELAKLAEEKGLLINYEAAVAGGIPVIKTLRESLTGNDFSRIYGIMNGTCNYILTRMEKEGLSFADCLAEAQRLGYAEADPTFDIEGNDTAHKLSILTTLAFGSQIAADEIYLEGISNISIDDIHAARDLGYRIKLLGVAQKTSTGIEQRVHPTMVPLDSVIAQVDGVTNAVALESDILGELLMVGPGAGGNATASAVLGDITDIAKSRPGAQMVPVLGRPAHLLEPYVQAEMTRHEGGYFIRLTVVDRTGVFASIATQMAENNISLESIVQHSQTSSDADQTKTIILVTHATLEKSVRQAVAAIKEEGYLLGEPQVIRIERPKTA comes from the coding sequence ATGGCTGATGCCCTTAAGATCGGCATTGCGGGTCTCGGAACCGTTGGTGCGTCACTGGCGCGTATTTTGCAAACCCGCACCCAAGCGCTTACTGTCGCCTGCGGTCGGCCCATCGCCATTTCGGCGGTCTCGGCGCGCGACAAGACCCGTGATCGCGGCGTCGATCTTGCCGGTGTCGCCTGGTTCGACAGCCCGGTCGAGATGGCTGAAAAGGCCGATATCGACGTGTTTGTCGAGTTGATCGGCGGCGCGGAAGGACCAGCCGAACACTCTGTGCGCGCGGCCCTCGGTTGCGGCGTGCATGTGGTGACCGCCAACAAGGCGCTGCTGGCCCGCCACGGTGTGGAACTGGCCAAGCTGGCGGAAGAAAAGGGCCTCTTGATCAACTATGAAGCTGCTGTCGCGGGCGGTATCCCGGTTATCAAGACGCTGCGCGAATCGCTGACCGGCAATGATTTCTCGCGGATATACGGCATCATGAACGGCACCTGCAATTACATCCTGACCCGGATGGAAAAGGAGGGCCTGAGCTTTGCCGATTGCCTGGCTGAAGCCCAGCGTCTTGGCTATGCCGAGGCCGATCCGACCTTCGATATCGAGGGCAATGATACCGCGCATAAGCTGTCAATCCTGACGACGCTGGCCTTCGGTAGCCAAATTGCCGCAGACGAGATTTATCTCGAAGGCATCAGCAATATTTCCATCGACGACATCCACGCCGCCCGCGATCTCGGCTACCGAATCAAGTTGCTCGGCGTAGCGCAAAAGACCTCCACCGGTATCGAACAGCGCGTCCATCCGACCATGGTGCCGCTCGATTCGGTGATTGCCCAGGTCGATGGCGTGACGAATGCGGTGGCGCTGGAGTCCGATATTCTCGGCGAATTGTTGATGGTCGGCCCCGGCGCCGGTGGCAATGCCACGGCATCCGCCGTGCTGGGCGACATTACCGATATCGCCAAAAGCCGACCCGGCGCGCAGATGGTTCCGGTTCTGGGCCGCCCGGCGCATCTGCTCGAGCCCTATGTTCAGGCTGAGATGACCCGGCATGAAGGCGGCTACTTTATCCGCCTGACCGTGGTCGACCGCACCGGGGTTTTCGCCAGCATTGCGACGCAGATGGCGGAAAACAACATTTCGCTCGAATCGATTGTCCAGCACTCGCAGACATCGTCTGACGCCGATCAAACCAAGACGATCATCCTCGTCACCCATGCCACATTGGAAAAATCCGTGCGCCAGGCCGTTGCCGCCATCAAGGAGGAAGGCTATCTGCTGGGTGAACCGCAAGTGATCCGCATCGAGCGGCCGAAAACAGCTTAG
- the map gene encoding type I methionyl aminopeptidase, translating into MVNYIDAATAPLKNTGAIRLYGADAFEAMRKACQVTARCLDALAPMVKPGVTTNEIDRFVFDFGMDNGVLPATLNYRGYRHSVCTSINHVVCHGIPDDKPLREGDIVNIDVTYVVDGWHGDSSRMYPVGEIKRAAERLLEVTHECLMRGIEVVRPGTRTGAIGAAIQSFAEAQRCSVVRDFCGHGVGQLFHDSPNILHYGRPDEGPEIREGMIFTIEPMINLGKPHVKVLADGWTAVTRDRSLTAQYEHTVGVTSSGCEIFTLSPAGLDRPGLPPLQG; encoded by the coding sequence ATGGTAAATTACATCGACGCGGCTACCGCGCCGCTCAAAAACACTGGTGCGATCCGTCTTTATGGCGCGGATGCTTTCGAAGCGATGCGCAAGGCCTGCCAGGTCACAGCCCGCTGCCTGGACGCCTTGGCCCCGATGGTGAAGCCTGGCGTTACCACCAATGAAATCGACAGGTTTGTCTTCGATTTTGGCATGGATAACGGCGTTCTGCCTGCAACCCTGAATTATCGCGGCTATCGGCATTCGGTCTGCACCTCGATCAACCATGTCGTCTGCCACGGTATTCCTGACGACAAACCGTTGCGCGAAGGCGATATCGTCAATATCGACGTGACCTATGTGGTGGATGGCTGGCACGGCGATTCCAGCCGAATGTATCCGGTCGGCGAAATCAAGCGGGCCGCCGAACGTCTGCTCGAAGTTACCCATGAATGCCTGATGCGGGGCATAGAGGTCGTCAGGCCGGGAACGCGAACGGGTGCAATTGGTGCCGCCATCCAAAGCTTTGCCGAGGCGCAACGCTGTTCCGTGGTGCGGGATTTCTGCGGACACGGGGTTGGCCAGTTGTTTCACGACAGCCCGAATATCCTGCATTACGGACGGCCCGACGAAGGCCCGGAAATACGCGAGGGCATGATCTTCACCATCGAGCCGATGATCAATCTGGGCAAGCCGCATGTGAAGGTGTTGGCCGATGGCTGGACCGCTGTTACCCGCGACCGGTCGTTGACGGCGCAGTATGAACATACCGTCGGCGTTACTTCGTCCGGCTGCGAAATCTTCACACTGTCGCCTGCCGGGCTGGACCGTCCGGGCCTGCCTCCCTTGCAAGGCTGA
- the radC gene encoding RadC family protein: MNKPPRFPNADETASPSFLPEQDESFDYEEDERGFFAEQVQKPKAMKKAPDTSAKQPEHYHGHRERLRLRFKEKGDEALADYEVLELLLFRLIPRRDTKPIAKALLDRFGSLAGVFGAKHSLLQEVKGVGEAVALDLKLISSAAQRMLKSELKGKQILSSWSSVIDYCHAAMAYETTEQFRILFLDKRNTLIADEVQGRGTVDHTPVYPREVVKRALELSATAIILVHNHPSGDPTPSRADIEMTKTIIDTAKPLGITVHDHVIIGKQGHASLKGLRLI; the protein is encoded by the coding sequence ATGAACAAGCCGCCGCGCTTTCCTAACGCCGACGAAACCGCCTCCCCGTCCTTCCTGCCGGAACAGGACGAGAGTTTCGATTACGAAGAGGACGAGCGCGGCTTTTTCGCCGAACAGGTCCAGAAGCCGAAGGCGATGAAAAAGGCGCCGGACACCAGCGCCAAGCAGCCGGAACATTACCATGGCCACCGGGAACGATTGCGCCTGCGGTTCAAGGAAAAGGGCGATGAGGCGCTGGCCGATTACGAAGTGCTGGAACTGCTGCTCTTCCGGCTGATCCCAAGGCGCGACACCAAACCGATTGCCAAGGCCCTGCTGGACCGGTTCGGCAGCCTTGCGGGGGTATTTGGCGCAAAGCACAGCCTGCTTCAGGAGGTGAAAGGTGTCGGCGAGGCCGTGGCGCTTGATTTGAAGCTGATTTCATCGGCAGCGCAGCGGATGCTGAAAAGCGAGTTGAAGGGCAAGCAGATCCTGTCCTCCTGGTCGAGCGTGATCGATTATTGCCACGCGGCCATGGCCTATGAAACCACCGAACAGTTCCGCATCCTGTTTCTCGACAAGCGCAATACGCTGATTGCCGATGAAGTGCAGGGCCGAGGCACAGTTGACCACACGCCCGTCTATCCGCGCGAAGTGGTCAAACGCGCACTCGAATTATCCGCCACGGCCATTATCCTCGTTCACAACCATCCAAGCGGTGATCCGACCCCATCCCGGGCCGATATTGAGATGACCAAAACTATTATCGATACGGCAAAACCGCTCGGCATCACCGTGCATGACCATGTGATCATCGGCAAACAGGGCCATGCCAGCCTGAAAGGCCTGCGGCTGATCTGA
- a CDS encoding LL-diaminopimelate aminotransferase, with translation MEEFHKVRRLPPYVFEQVNRLKASARAGGADIIDLGMGNPDLPTPQNIVDKLCEAVQDPRTHRYSSSKGIPGLRRAQAAYYARRFNVKLNPETQVVATLGSKEGFANMAQAITAPGDVILCPDPTYPIHAFGFLMTGGVIRSIPVEPDETFFPPLERAVRHSIPKPLALIINYPSNPTARVASLDFYKDVIAFAKKHDLIVLSDLAYSEIYFDGNPPPSVLEVPGAMDVAVEFTSMSKTFSMPGWRMGFAVGNERLIGALARVKSYLDYGAFTPIQVAATHALNGDGTDVAEVRNIYKRRRDVLVESFGKAGFEVPPPAATMFAWAKIPEKFRHLGSLEFSKLLVEKADMAVAPGIGFGEQGDDYVRIALVENEHRIRQAARNLKRFLSTADDTLHNVVSLNAHR, from the coding sequence ATGGAAGAGTTTCACAAAGTTCGGCGTCTGCCGCCCTATGTTTTCGAACAGGTCAACCGTTTGAAGGCAAGCGCGCGAGCCGGTGGCGCTGATATCATCGATCTCGGCATGGGCAATCCCGATCTTCCGACCCCGCAGAACATTGTCGACAAGCTGTGTGAGGCCGTGCAGGACCCCCGCACCCATCGCTATTCCTCGTCCAAAGGCATTCCAGGTTTGCGCCGGGCGCAGGCCGCCTATTATGCCCGCCGTTTCAATGTGAAGCTCAATCCGGAAACCCAGGTTGTTGCGACGCTGGGATCGAAGGAAGGTTTTGCCAATATGGCGCAGGCGATCACCGCGCCTGGTGACGTGATCCTTTGCCCCGATCCGACCTACCCGATCCATGCTTTTGGCTTCCTGATGACCGGCGGCGTGATCCGTTCCATCCCGGTCGAGCCGGATGAAACCTTTTTCCCGCCGCTGGAGCGTGCGGTGCGCCACTCGATCCCCAAGCCCTTGGCGCTGATCATCAACTATCCGTCCAATCCGACGGCGCGTGTCGCCTCGCTGGATTTCTACAAGGACGTGATCGCCTTTGCCAAAAAGCATGACTTGATCGTGCTTTCGGACCTCGCCTATTCGGAAATCTATTTCGACGGCAACCCTCCGCCATCGGTATTGGAAGTTCCGGGTGCCATGGATGTCGCGGTGGAGTTCACCTCGATGTCAAAGACCTTTTCCATGCCCGGCTGGCGCATGGGCTTTGCCGTCGGCAATGAGCGTTTGATCGGCGCTTTGGCCCGGGTGAAATCCTACCTGGATTACGGTGCATTCACGCCGATCCAGGTGGCCGCTACCCATGCGCTGAATGGCGATGGCACGGATGTTGCCGAAGTGCGCAATATCTACAAGCGCCGCCGCGACGTGCTGGTCGAAAGCTTCGGCAAGGCCGGTTTCGAGGTGCCGCCACCGGCGGCAACAATGTTTGCCTGGGCAAAAATTCCGGAAAAATTCCGCCATCTCGGCTCACTGGAATTCTCCAAACTACTGGTAGAAAAGGCCGATATGGCGGTCGCGCCAGGCATTGGCTTTGGCGAACAGGGCGATGATTACGTCCGCATCGCGCTGGTCGAGAACGAGCATCGTATTCGCCAGGCCGCCCGCAATCTGAAGCGGTTCCTGTCGACAGCGGACGACACGCTGCACAATGTCGTATCGCTCAACGCCCACCGTTGA
- a CDS encoding YeiH family protein, producing the protein MKMRLFRPVISLVPGIVLSSAVALGGYALAFTVQRVTGRMPVDALVWCILLGTLIKSLFVLPPVVNRGIHLCAKTVLELAIVLLGASVSLGQIAGSGFTLIAFVIAVLCCGLVSSYAIGRVIGLPHPLALLVACGNSICGNSAIMAAAPVIGADADEVASSIAFTAVLGILVVLLLPLVAFQAGLDPRHYGILAGMTVYAVPQVLAATASFGLVSLQIGTLVKLIRVMMLGPVLLGLGLLGLEMSARGMEMGSGFKNERKFSFAHLAPWFIIGFLALMVARSLDVLPHGLLEPSQHLSGFLTTLSMAALGLQVDLRSLLASGGRVLAAGSLSILALGAIALTAIHFMV; encoded by the coding sequence TTGAAAATGCGCCTGTTTCGCCCTGTTATTTCGCTCGTACCTGGGATTGTCCTGTCCAGTGCTGTCGCTTTGGGAGGCTATGCTCTCGCCTTTACGGTTCAGCGTGTCACAGGGCGGATGCCTGTCGATGCCCTGGTCTGGTGCATTTTACTCGGCACCCTGATCAAAAGCCTGTTTGTCCTGCCGCCAGTCGTGAACAGGGGCATTCACCTCTGCGCGAAAACCGTGCTGGAACTTGCCATTGTCCTGTTGGGCGCATCGGTCAGCCTTGGGCAGATCGCCGGAAGCGGGTTCACCCTGATAGCTTTTGTGATTGCCGTGCTCTGTTGCGGTCTGGTCAGCAGTTATGCGATTGGGCGTGTTATCGGATTGCCACATCCGCTAGCGCTGCTGGTTGCCTGCGGCAACTCCATTTGCGGAAATTCGGCGATCATGGCGGCAGCCCCGGTGATTGGCGCCGATGCCGACGAGGTTGCTTCGTCCATTGCCTTTACAGCCGTGCTTGGCATTCTCGTGGTGCTTCTGCTGCCGCTGGTGGCTTTTCAAGCCGGTCTGGACCCCCGCCACTACGGAATTCTGGCGGGCATGACGGTCTATGCCGTTCCGCAAGTGCTTGCAGCCACTGCGTCCTTCGGGCTGGTCAGCCTGCAAATTGGCACGCTGGTCAAACTGATCCGGGTGATGATGCTGGGGCCTGTTCTGCTCGGACTGGGCCTGCTGGGATTGGAGATGAGTGCCAGAGGTATGGAAATGGGGTCCGGGTTTAAAAATGAGCGTAAGTTCTCCTTTGCCCACTTGGCGCCCTGGTTCATCATCGGTTTTCTGGCATTGATGGTGGCTCGATCCCTGGATGTCCTGCCGCATGGTCTGCTGGAGCCGTCGCAGCATTTGTCGGGTTTTCTCACCACCCTGTCCATGGCGGCACTTGGTCTTCAGGTTGATCTGCGCAGCCTGCTTGCGTCCGGGGGCAGGGTACTGGCGGCGGGAAGCCTTTCCATTCTGGCCTTGGGGGCGATTGCGCTGACGGCCATTCATTTCATGGTGTAG
- a CDS encoding LysR substrate-binding domain-containing protein yields MTLEQLTIFLAVAERQHVTRAAEAIGLTPSAVSAAIRALEINHDVLLFDRVGRGIELTQAGRIFIDEARATLDAANHAALVLAELGGLSRGKLTIHASQTVASHWLPRKMMQFHALHPDIELALTIGNSASVADAVETGKAELGFVEAEIPSETLTHLVVAQDEMVIVVPCGHPLADPAADLPAAILATPWILREMGSGTRAYFEQALKAMEIEPSSLTVALTFPSNEAVLSALGAGGCASALSRSAVQALVASGALQIAPIPLPVRHFTALRHRERRISGAARAFLQRATDPDSE; encoded by the coding sequence ATGACGCTTGAGCAATTGACCATTTTCCTTGCCGTTGCCGAGCGTCAGCATGTCACTCGGGCGGCAGAGGCAATCGGCCTGACGCCGTCCGCCGTCAGCGCGGCCATCCGCGCCTTGGAGATCAATCATGATGTCCTGCTGTTTGACCGGGTTGGAAGGGGTATTGAGCTTACCCAGGCAGGCCGGATCTTTATCGATGAGGCTCGCGCAACGCTTGATGCAGCGAACCATGCAGCATTGGTGCTGGCCGAACTGGGTGGATTAAGCCGGGGCAAGCTGACCATCCATGCCAGCCAGACGGTGGCCAGCCATTGGCTGCCACGCAAAATGATGCAGTTTCACGCCCTCCATCCGGATATCGAACTGGCTCTGACCATCGGCAATTCGGCCTCCGTCGCTGACGCCGTGGAGACAGGCAAAGCGGAACTGGGCTTTGTCGAGGCCGAGATACCCTCGGAGACATTGACCCACCTGGTGGTCGCGCAAGACGAAATGGTCATCGTCGTCCCCTGTGGCCATCCGCTGGCAGATCCTGCCGCGGACCTGCCAGCGGCGATTCTGGCCACGCCCTGGATTTTGCGAGAAATGGGTTCGGGCACGCGCGCCTATTTCGAGCAGGCATTGAAGGCCATGGAGATAGAGCCGTCATCGCTGACCGTGGCCTTGACCTTTCCATCCAATGAAGCGGTGCTATCGGCGCTTGGGGCGGGCGGCTGCGCCAGCGCGCTGTCCCGGTCGGCAGTGCAAGCGTTAGTCGCAAGCGGCGCATTGCAAATTGCTCCGATCCCGCTCCCAGTTCGTCACTTCACCGCCCTTCGCCACCGTGAGAGGCGCATCAGTGGCGCGGCCCGTGCCTTCCTGCAACGGGCGACTGATCCTGACAGCGAGTGA
- a CDS encoding PHA/PHB synthase family protein has protein sequence MGFDPSLIDPYIVKDPEALAVNLAKALENLGKAASSWIAPREKTGLVDPVAEPAVELVKTLSGVAEYWMTDPQRSLEAQTHLMTSLFGVWMKSLSRLSMPAQTAPPPEPIKDKRFADVDWQRNPFFDFLRQAYLVLSDWAEKLVENTQGLDEHARHKALFYVRQMTAALSPVNFVMTNPQLYRETVATSGANLVKGMKMFAEDMAAGQGELRMRQTDTSKFALGTNMALTPGKVVAQSDVCEVIQYEPATDKVLKRPLLICPPWINKFYILDLNPEKSFIKYCVDQGHTVFVISWVNPDQRHAGKDWLSYIREGVDFALDTVEKATGEKKVNAIGYCVGGTLLSAAMALHAKEGNSRIASATLFTTQVDFTHAGDLKVFVDEEQVSGLEEKMRQKGYLDGSKMASAFNMLRSSELIWPYFVNNYLKGQDPTAFDLLYWNADSTRMAAANHSFYLRNCYLENNLARGKMQLDGKTLSLKDVKIPIYNLATKEDHIAPAKSVFVGSACFGGPVTYVMSGSGHIAGVVNPPDKRKYQFWTNGKPEGTFEDWVAGAEETPGSWWPHWQKWIEGLDKRRVAARKPGGTALNAIGDAPGSYVLERV, from the coding sequence ATGGGTTTCGACCCGTCCCTGATCGATCCCTATATCGTCAAGGACCCCGAAGCGCTGGCCGTCAATCTCGCCAAGGCGCTTGAGAACCTCGGCAAGGCGGCCTCCTCCTGGATCGCGCCGCGTGAAAAGACTGGCCTCGTCGATCCGGTGGCGGAACCTGCCGTCGAACTTGTCAAGACCCTGTCAGGCGTGGCGGAATACTGGATGACCGATCCGCAGCGCAGCCTGGAGGCGCAGACCCATCTGATGACCTCGCTGTTCGGCGTCTGGATGAAGAGCTTGAGCCGCCTTTCGATGCCTGCCCAAACAGCTCCACCGCCCGAACCGATCAAGGACAAGCGATTCGCGGATGTCGACTGGCAGCGCAATCCGTTCTTCGATTTTTTGCGCCAGGCCTATCTGGTCTTGTCCGACTGGGCTGAGAAACTGGTGGAAAATACGCAAGGCTTGGATGAGCATGCGCGCCATAAGGCGCTGTTCTACGTCCGGCAGATGACGGCGGCGCTGTCGCCGGTCAATTTCGTCATGACCAATCCGCAGCTTTACCGCGAGACGGTCGCCACTAGCGGCGCCAATCTGGTCAAGGGCATGAAAATGTTTGCCGAAGACATGGCCGCCGGTCAGGGTGAATTGCGGATGCGCCAGACCGACACCAGCAAATTCGCGCTAGGCACCAATATGGCGCTGACGCCGGGCAAGGTCGTCGCCCAGAGCGATGTCTGCGAGGTCATTCAATACGAACCCGCCACTGACAAGGTGCTGAAGCGGCCCCTGCTGATCTGCCCGCCCTGGATCAACAAATTCTATATTCTCGATCTCAATCCGGAAAAGAGCTTCATCAAATATTGCGTCGACCAGGGCCACACGGTCTTCGTGATTTCCTGGGTCAATCCCGATCAACGCCATGCGGGCAAGGACTGGCTGTCCTATATTCGTGAAGGCGTGGATTTTGCCCTCGACACCGTCGAGAAAGCCACCGGCGAAAAGAAGGTCAATGCCATCGGCTATTGCGTTGGCGGCACTCTGCTGTCTGCCGCCATGGCGTTGCATGCCAAGGAAGGCAATAGCCGGATTGCCAGCGCCACATTGTTCACCACCCAGGTGGATTTCACCCATGCAGGCGACCTGAAAGTCTTCGTGGACGAGGAACAGGTGAGCGGGCTGGAAGAAAAGATGCGGCAGAAGGGCTATCTGGATGGCTCGAAAATGGCCTCGGCCTTCAACATGCTGCGCTCGTCCGAGCTGATCTGGCCCTATTTCGTCAACAATTACCTGAAGGGTCAGGACCCGACCGCCTTCGATCTCTTGTACTGGAATGCCGATTCGACCCGGATGGCGGCGGCCAATCACTCGTTTTATCTGCGCAATTGCTATCTGGAAAACAATCTGGCGCGCGGCAAGATGCAGTTGGATGGCAAGACCCTGTCACTGAAAGACGTGAAAATCCCGATCTACAATCTCGCCACCAAGGAAGACCATATCGCCCCGGCAAAATCGGTGTTTGTCGGATCGGCCTGCTTCGGTGGTCCCGTCACCTATGTGATGAGCGGATCCGGCCATATCGCCGGCGTGGTCAATCCGCCCGATAAGCGCAAATACCAGTTCTGGACCAATGGCAAGCCAGAAGGCACCTTCGAGGATTGGGTGGCCGGGGCCGAGGAAACCCCCGGCTCCTGGTGGCCGCATTGGCAGAAATGGATCGAAGGATTGGACAAACGCCGCGTGGCGGCCCGCAAACCGGGCGGCACAGCACTGAATGCCATAGGGGATGCGCCGGGCTCTTACGTGCTGGAGCGGGTCTGA
- the sfsA gene encoding DNA/RNA nuclease SfsA has product MIFDPPLVAATLVRRYKRFLFDAVLEDGSEITGFCANTGSMRGLTTPGSRIYLSQSEKPGRKYRYGFELIEADGTLVGVNTSLPNRLAHEAIRAGLVSDLLHYPQIRTEQRYGENSRIDLLLSGPGKADCYVEVKNVHFIRETGLAEFPDSVTTRGAKHLTEMAKLVAAGKRAAMLYVIQRQDCDALAICADLDPAYGRAFTAAISQSVEAYAVKCAITPGGIIPSCSVPVRLTTP; this is encoded by the coding sequence ATGATTTTCGATCCGCCACTGGTCGCGGCCACGCTGGTGCGCCGCTACAAACGCTTTCTTTTCGACGCGGTGTTGGAAGACGGCAGCGAAATTACCGGTTTTTGCGCCAATACCGGCTCAATGCGCGGGCTGACCACGCCCGGCTCACGCATTTACCTCTCGCAAAGCGAAAAGCCGGGACGGAAATATCGCTATGGGTTTGAGTTGATCGAAGCCGATGGAACATTGGTTGGCGTCAATACCAGCCTTCCCAACCGTCTGGCTCACGAGGCGATCCGCGCCGGTTTGGTCAGCGATCTCTTACACTATCCGCAGATCCGCACCGAGCAGCGCTATGGCGAGAACTCCCGGATCGACCTGCTGTTGTCGGGTCCTGGCAAAGCGGATTGCTATGTTGAGGTGAAGAACGTCCATTTCATCCGGGAAACCGGATTGGCGGAATTTCCAGATAGCGTCACCACCAGAGGCGCGAAACATTTGACCGAAATGGCCAAGCTGGTGGCGGCAGGCAAGCGGGCGGCGATGCTCTATGTGATCCAGCGGCAGGATTGCGATGCCCTGGCGATCTGCGCCGATCTCGACCCCGCCTACGGACGGGCCTTTACCGCCGCCATAAGCCAAAGCGTCGAAGCCTATGCGGTGAAATGCGCGATCACACCGGGCGGGATCATTCCGTCTTGCAGCGTTCCAGTGCGCCTGACTACACCATGA
- the recJ gene encoding single-stranded-DNA-specific exonuclease RecJ — protein MLEPADPIERAFLNVETSVSGQRWVSRLDQAGLNRSLAIAQVHGIPDLVARVLAGRGVAVADAQAFLDPTIRDLMPDPSSLTDGDKAADRLVAAIMRSERVAIFGDYDVDGAASSALLWRFLAHFGIEAEIYIPDRIFEGYGPNAAAIGQLIERGAQLIVTVDCGSTSHDALEEAKRRGVDVVVIDHHQMGQDLPACLALVNPNRSDDLSGQGHLCAAGVVFMVLVGTLRKLREAGHGAARSLDLLAWLDLVALATVCDVVPLKGLNRAYVVKGLIAARHQQNAGLASLLKIAGIGGPVTPYHFGFLVGPRINAGGRIGDAALGSRLLTLDDAAEADEIAAQLDDLNRQRQAMEAQMLAEAEAEAMAEYGTGERAAVILTAREGWHPGIVGLLAARLKERFQRPAFAIAFDGSGKGTGSGRSIAGFDMGKMVRAAVDNGLLVKGGGHAMAAGLTVERGNLGKVRAFFDEQAQEKVMALSAIRALKIDGAVGASGATLALIDLLETAGPYGSGHSQPIFAIPAHRIRESRLIGTSHVKVTLEAPDGSRIDGIAFRAKETPLGDLLLGRRGDAVHVAGCLGAELWQGTRRIQIRILDAAPAF, from the coding sequence ATGCTTGAACCCGCCGACCCGATAGAACGCGCCTTTTTGAATGTCGAGACCTCGGTCAGCGGCCAGCGCTGGGTGTCTCGGCTGGATCAGGCTGGGTTGAACCGGTCGCTGGCGATTGCGCAGGTGCATGGCATTCCCGATCTGGTGGCGCGGGTTCTGGCTGGGCGGGGTGTGGCGGTTGCCGATGCGCAAGCCTTTCTCGATCCGACCATACGCGACCTGATGCCCGACCCTTCCAGCCTGACCGATGGCGATAAAGCTGCGGACCGGCTGGTAGCGGCAATCATGCGCTCTGAGCGCGTGGCAATTTTCGGCGATTATGATGTCGATGGTGCTGCGTCGTCGGCGCTTTTGTGGCGGTTTCTCGCGCATTTCGGTATTGAGGCCGAAATCTATATTCCCGACCGAATTTTCGAAGGCTATGGCCCGAATGCCGCTGCCATCGGTCAGTTGATCGAGCGTGGTGCGCAATTGATTGTCACGGTGGATTGCGGCTCGACAAGCCACGATGCCCTGGAGGAGGCAAAGCGCAGAGGCGTGGATGTGGTGGTGATCGACCATCACCAGATGGGCCAGGACTTGCCTGCCTGCCTGGCGCTGGTCAATCCAAACAGGAGCGACGACCTGTCAGGGCAGGGCCATCTCTGCGCGGCGGGCGTGGTGTTCATGGTGTTGGTGGGAACGCTGCGCAAGCTTCGTGAAGCTGGTCACGGTGCTGCGCGCTCGCTCGATCTGCTGGCCTGGCTGGATCTCGTGGCGCTGGCGACGGTCTGCGATGTCGTGCCGCTGAAGGGGCTGAATCGCGCTTATGTGGTGAAAGGCTTGATTGCCGCCCGTCACCAGCAAAATGCCGGTCTTGCATCCCTTCTGAAGATCGCGGGAATCGGCGGCCCGGTGACGCCCTATCATTTCGGTTTTCTGGTTGGTCCACGAATCAATGCCGGTGGCCGGATCGGCGATGCGGCGCTGGGCAGTCGGTTGCTGACGCTGGACGATGCTGCCGAGGCCGATGAAATTGCCGCCCAATTGGATGATCTGAACCGTCAACGTCAGGCGATGGAAGCGCAGATGCTGGCCGAGGCGGAAGCCGAGGCCATGGCCGAATATGGCACCGGCGAGCGCGCCGCCGTGATTCTCACCGCTCGGGAAGGCTGGCATCCTGGCATCGTCGGACTACTGGCGGCCCGGCTTAAAGAGCGGTTCCAGCGGCCTGCCTTTGCCATTGCCTTCGACGGATCGGGCAAAGGAACTGGCTCTGGGCGGTCCATCGCCGGTTTTGACATGGGTAAGATGGTGCGCGCGGCGGTGGACAATGGCCTGCTGGTTAAGGGCGGTGGCCACGCCATGGCCGCAGGGCTGACGGTAGAGCGCGGCAATCTCGGCAAGGTGCGGGCGTTTTTTGATGAACAGGCGCAGGAAAAGGTCATGGCGCTCTCGGCCATCAGGGCTTTGAAGATCGATGGTGCGGTTGGCGCATCCGGTGCGACGCTTGCGTTGATCGATCTCCTGGAAACCGCTGGCCCCTATGGCTCCGGCCATTCCCAACCGATCTTCGCCATCCCCGCCCACCGCATTCGCGAGTCTCGGCTGATTGGCACCAGCCACGTCAAGGTCACGCTGGAAGCGCCGGATGGCAGCCGAATCGACGGCATTGCCTTTCGCGCCAAGGAAACACCGCTCGGTGATCTCCTGCTTGGTCGTCGCGGTGATGCCGTGCATGTCGCTGGTTGCCTTGGGGCAGAACTCTGGCAAGGCACGCGCCGTATTCAAATCCGTATTCTGGATGCTGCCCCAGCGTTTTGA